A part of Synchiropus splendidus isolate RoL2022-P1 chromosome 19, RoL_Sspl_1.0, whole genome shotgun sequence genomic DNA contains:
- the nptx2a gene encoding neuronal pentraxin-2a isoform X1, with protein sequence MLTALVWLLYLVSGRAARTQDATGSRFVCNAIPPGAEPGCGYDPTGNRIQSSSPLEDELRSTIIQLRETILQQKETIVSQQGTIKELNSKLARCEAAADESSQGKSRGQGSRRKEYGKNTMGDLPRDPTETIDQLGKTMQSLKGRLENLEQQNLRLPGLNVSAGNLPALTPLPPELRDILRQRLGVLETQLLRKVAELEEEKSQLYNETAAHRQRTESALNSLLERITELEKSNNAFKSPEDFKVSLSLRTNYLYGRIKKSLPEMYAFTVCMWLKSSASPGIGTPFSYGVPGQANEIVLIEWGNNPIELLVNDKVAQLPLSVSDGRWHHICITWTTRDGYWEAYQDGERLGTGDNLAPWHPIKPGGVIILGQEQDIVGGRFDATQAFVGELSQFNMWDRVLRPVDIVGLANCSAYMPGNVVPWIDANVEVFGGATKSALEICEDRAFDS encoded by the exons ATGCTGACGGCACTAGTTTGGCTCTTGTACCTGGTCAGTGGACGCGCGGCTCGGACGCAGGATGCCACAGGTAGCCGCTTCGTCTGTAACGCCATCCCCCCGGGCGCGGAACCGGGCTGCGGATACGATCCAACTGGAAACCGAATCCAGAGCAGCAGCCCTTTGGAGGACGAGCTTCGGAGTACGATCATCCAACTCCGCGAGACGATCCTGCAACAAAAGGAGACCATCGTGAGCCAGCAGGGGACAATAAAGGAGCTGAACTCCAAACTGGCGCGCTGTGAGGCTGCTGCTGACGAGTCCTCGCAGGGCAAGTCCCGGGGTCAGGGCTCCAGGCGGAAAGAATACGGCAAGAACACCATGGGGGATCTGCCTCGGGACCCCACTGAAACCATAGACCAGCTGGGGAAGACCATGCAGAGTCTTAAAGGTCGATTAGAGAACTTAGAG CAGCAGAATTTACGCCTGCCTGGCCTCAACGTCTCGGCCGGCAACCTGCCAGCCCTGACACCTCTGCCGCCGGAGCTGAGAGACATCCTGCGCCAGCGACTGGGAGTGCTGGAGACCCAACTGCTGCGGAAGGTGgccgagctggaggaggagaagagccaGCTGTACAACGAAACGGCGGCTCACCGTCAGCGCACGGAAAGCGCTCTCAACTCTCTCCTGGAGAGGATCACGGAGCTGGAGAAAA GTAATAATGCCTTCAAGTCGCCGGAGGACTTCAAGGTGTCGCTGTCTCTGCGTACTAACTACCTGTATGGTCGCATCAAGAAGAGCCTTCCGGAGATGTACGCCTTCACTGTGTGCATGTGGCTCAAGTCCAGCGCCAGTCCGGGAATAGGAACGCCATTTTCCTACGGTGTTCCCGGACAAGCCAACGAAATAGTCCTCATTGAGTGGGGGAACAACCCCATTGAGCTTCTGGTCAACGACAAG GTGGCTCAACTTCCTCTGTCGGTGAGCGACGGCCGCTGGCACCACATCTGCATCACCTGGACGACAAGAGACGGCTACTGGGAGGCTTACCAGGACGGAGAGCGTCTGGGCACCGGGGACAACCTGGCCCCCTGGCACCCAATTAAACCTGGAGGAGTCATCATCCTGGGCCAGGAGCAG GACATAGTCGGAGGCCGCTTCGACGCCACCCAGGCTTTTGTCGGGGAGCTGAGCCAGTTCAACATGTGGGACCGAGTACTGCGGCCCGTCGACATCGTTGGTCTCGCCAACTGCTCCGCCTACATGCCCGGGAACGTGGTCCCCTGGATCGACGCCAACGTGGAGGTCTTCGGCGGCGCTACGAAAAGTGCTTTGGAGATTTGCGAAGATCGCGCCTTCGATTCTTAA
- the nptx2a gene encoding neuronal pentraxin-2a isoform X2, with the protein MLTALVWLLYLVSGRAARTQDATGSRFVCNAIPPGAEPGCGYDPTGNRIQSSSPLEDELRSTIIQLRETILQQKETIVSQQGTIKELNSKLARCEAAADESSQGKSRGQGSRRKEYGKNTMGDLPRDPTETIDQLGKTMQSLKGRLENLEQNLRLPGLNVSAGNLPALTPLPPELRDILRQRLGVLETQLLRKVAELEEEKSQLYNETAAHRQRTESALNSLLERITELEKSNNAFKSPEDFKVSLSLRTNYLYGRIKKSLPEMYAFTVCMWLKSSASPGIGTPFSYGVPGQANEIVLIEWGNNPIELLVNDKVAQLPLSVSDGRWHHICITWTTRDGYWEAYQDGERLGTGDNLAPWHPIKPGGVIILGQEQDIVGGRFDATQAFVGELSQFNMWDRVLRPVDIVGLANCSAYMPGNVVPWIDANVEVFGGATKSALEICEDRAFDS; encoded by the exons ATGCTGACGGCACTAGTTTGGCTCTTGTACCTGGTCAGTGGACGCGCGGCTCGGACGCAGGATGCCACAGGTAGCCGCTTCGTCTGTAACGCCATCCCCCCGGGCGCGGAACCGGGCTGCGGATACGATCCAACTGGAAACCGAATCCAGAGCAGCAGCCCTTTGGAGGACGAGCTTCGGAGTACGATCATCCAACTCCGCGAGACGATCCTGCAACAAAAGGAGACCATCGTGAGCCAGCAGGGGACAATAAAGGAGCTGAACTCCAAACTGGCGCGCTGTGAGGCTGCTGCTGACGAGTCCTCGCAGGGCAAGTCCCGGGGTCAGGGCTCCAGGCGGAAAGAATACGGCAAGAACACCATGGGGGATCTGCCTCGGGACCCCACTGAAACCATAGACCAGCTGGGGAAGACCATGCAGAGTCTTAAAGGTCGATTAGAGAACTTAGAG CAGAATTTACGCCTGCCTGGCCTCAACGTCTCGGCCGGCAACCTGCCAGCCCTGACACCTCTGCCGCCGGAGCTGAGAGACATCCTGCGCCAGCGACTGGGAGTGCTGGAGACCCAACTGCTGCGGAAGGTGgccgagctggaggaggagaagagccaGCTGTACAACGAAACGGCGGCTCACCGTCAGCGCACGGAAAGCGCTCTCAACTCTCTCCTGGAGAGGATCACGGAGCTGGAGAAAA GTAATAATGCCTTCAAGTCGCCGGAGGACTTCAAGGTGTCGCTGTCTCTGCGTACTAACTACCTGTATGGTCGCATCAAGAAGAGCCTTCCGGAGATGTACGCCTTCACTGTGTGCATGTGGCTCAAGTCCAGCGCCAGTCCGGGAATAGGAACGCCATTTTCCTACGGTGTTCCCGGACAAGCCAACGAAATAGTCCTCATTGAGTGGGGGAACAACCCCATTGAGCTTCTGGTCAACGACAAG GTGGCTCAACTTCCTCTGTCGGTGAGCGACGGCCGCTGGCACCACATCTGCATCACCTGGACGACAAGAGACGGCTACTGGGAGGCTTACCAGGACGGAGAGCGTCTGGGCACCGGGGACAACCTGGCCCCCTGGCACCCAATTAAACCTGGAGGAGTCATCATCCTGGGCCAGGAGCAG GACATAGTCGGAGGCCGCTTCGACGCCACCCAGGCTTTTGTCGGGGAGCTGAGCCAGTTCAACATGTGGGACCGAGTACTGCGGCCCGTCGACATCGTTGGTCTCGCCAACTGCTCCGCCTACATGCCCGGGAACGTGGTCCCCTGGATCGACGCCAACGTGGAGGTCTTCGGCGGCGCTACGAAAAGTGCTTTGGAGATTTGCGAAGATCGCGCCTTCGATTCTTAA